The Novibacillus thermophilus genome segment GCTCAACTCCTCAAACGGAACCTTCGGGTCAATGCCGTAATAAGCGCAGACGGCGTCCAACAACTGTTCGTAATAGTTGGATGACGAATTGGCCCACGGATCGATCACGCCCTCTTTGAGGGACTTTGACTTGTCGGGAATGACCATGTCTTCGTCCACTTTTTTTTGCATGCCGAGGCCGTCACACGTCGGACACGCGCCGAACGGACTGTTAAATGAAAACATGCGCGGTGTCAGTTCGTCTATACTGAAGCCGCACTCCGGGCAAGCCAGATTTTCACTGAACAAAAACTCCTCACCGTCTACAACGTCCACCACAACAGTGCCGCCAGTCAGTTTGAGGGCCGTTTCCAGCGAATCGGAAAGGCGTGACTCAATTCCGGCCTTTATGACAATGCGGTCAACCACGACTTCAATCGTGTGCTTCCTGTTCTTCTCCAATTTGATCTCGTCTGTCGCTTCCCGCAATTCGCCGTCTACGCGCACACGGACGTACCCTTGTTGACGGATGCTTTCCAACACTTTCACGTGTTCGCCTTTACGCCCCCGGACGAGAGGAGCTAATATTTGAATTCTCGTGCGATCAGGCAATTGGGTGATACGGTCCACCATCTGTTCGACCGTTTGCGATTGAATTTCGATTCCGTGTTTCGGGCAGTGGGGACGGCCGATGCGGGCGAACAAGAGGCGCAAGTAGTCGTAAATCTCCGTTACAGTACCGACCGTCGAACGTGGGTTGCGGCTCGTCGTTTTTTGGTCGATGGATATGGCCGGCGACAACCCGTCGATGGAGTCGACATCCGGTTTGTCCATCTGCCCGAGAAACTGGCGCGCATAAGCCGAGAGAGATTCCACGTAACGGCGCTGTCCTTCGGCGTAAATCGTGTCAAAGGCGAGGGACGACTTTCCAGAGCCGGAAAGCCCCGTCAACACGACAAACTGATCCCTGGGAATGGTGACGTCAATATTTTTTAAGTTGTGGGCCCGTGCCCCTTTAACTACAATGCGATCGTGTGCCATGAACCCGTTAGGCTCCTTCCGCTTTCAACTCGATAATTAAGTCTCTCAACTCCGCAGCCCGTTCAAACTGCAACGCTTTGGCCGCTTCTTTCATCTCGGCTTCCATCCGCTCGATGACGGCTTTGCGGTCCCGCTTCGGCAGTTTGGTTAAGTCTTTGTCCAAGTAATCGGCTTTTTCCTCGGCGACGCGCGTCGCCTCGATGACATCCCGTACGGCTTTTTGAATTGTTCGCGGCGTGATGCCGTGCTTCTTGTTGTACTCGAGCTGAATTTGACGGCGCCGCTCTGTTTCGTCGATCGCTTTCTGCATCGACTCCGTGATCGTGTCCGCGTACATGATCACCATGCCGTCCGCGTTCCGCGCTGCGCGTCCGATCGTCTGAATGAGGGCTCGTTCTCCGCGCAAGAAGCCTTCTTTGTCCGCGTCCAAAATGGCGACGAGGGACACTTCCGGCAAGTCGAGACCTTCCCTGAGCAAGTTAATGCCAACGACGACGTCGTGCACGCCGAGGCGTAAATCGCGCAGTATTTGCATTCGCTCTATCGTCTTAATGTCGGAATGCAGGTAGCGCACTTTAATCCCTACGTCGTTCAAATAGTCCGTGAGGTCTTCCGCCATTTTTTTCGTCAACGTCGTCACGAGGACGCGCTCGTCCCGCTCCCGCCTCTTGTTGATCTCCTCGATCAGATCGTCAATCTGCCCTTTGATGGGCCGGACGACGACTTTCGGATCGACAAGCCCCGTCGGACGGATGATCTGCTCGACGACTTCCGGGCACTTCTCCAACTCGTACGGCCCGGGCGTCGCCGACACGTACACGATCTGGTGGATGTGTTTCTCCCATTCTTCAAACCGGAGCGGACGGTTGTCGGCGGCAGAGGGAAGGCGGAACCCGTGCTCGATCAAGGTCATCTTGCGCGCCCGGTCTCCTTTGTACATCCCGTTGATCTGCGGCAACGTCACGTGCGATTCGTCGACGATCATCAAGTAGTCGTCGGGAAAGTGGTCCAGCAGCGTGTACGGCGCTTCTCCCGGGGCGCGGCCGGTCAAATGGCGGGAGTAGTTCTCGATCCCCGAACAAAAGCCGACTTCCTGCATCATCTCAATGTCGTAGCGCGTGCGCTGCTCCAAGCGTTGCGCCTCCAGCAATTTGTTCTCGGCTTTCAGCTCGGCGAGCCTTTCTTCCAGTTCAGCCTCAATGCGCTGAATGGCCACGCGCATTTTGTCTTCCCGGGTGACGAAGTGGGAAGCGGGGAAAATGGCCACGTGTTCGCGTTCGCCGATCACTTCGCCGGTGACGACGTCAATCTCGCGGATGCGTTCGATTTCGTCCCCAAAAAATTCGACCCGCACCGCCTGTTCCGAGCGAGATGCCGGAAAAATTTCCAACACGTCCCCGCGCACGCGAAACGTACCCCGCGTAAAGTTGACGTCGTTGCGGGTGTACTGAATATCCACCAGGCGGTGCAGCACTTCATTGCGGTCTTTCTCCATTCCGACGCGCAGTGACAGGAGCAGATCTCGGTACTCTTCCGGAGATCCTAACCCGTAAATGCAGGACACACTGGCGACAATGATCACGTCGTTGCGCTCGTACAGCGCACTCGTCGCCGAGTGCCGCAGTTTGTCAATCTCATCGTTGATCGAGGCGTCCTTCTCGATGTACGTGTCGGTCTGGGGGACGTACGCTTCCGGCTGGTAATAATCGTAGTAGCTGACGAAGTACTCTACGGCGTTGTGTGGGAAAAATTCTTTCAACTCACTGCACAACTGTGCTGCCAACGTTTTGTTGTGGGCGATGACGAGGGTCGGCTTGTTCACTTTGGCGATGACGTTGGCCATCGTAAACGTCTTTCCGGTGCCGGTCGCCCCTAACAGTGTCTGGTGTTTCTTGCCTTGCTTTATACCTTCAACAAGCTTCTCAATCGCTTGGGGTTGGTCACCTTGAGGTTCGTAATCGGAAACGAGCTGAAATGTGCCCTTCACTACCCTCTCACCTCTTCACGGGTTAATGACTTCTGTTCCATTATAGCACAACGGCACAACGAAGGGGAACGCTTGTTCCGATGGCACATCAAAAGAAAAGATGACCCTAAACGGCGAGTCAAAACAGGTACAACTATTGTTCCCGATGAGGAGTGGGGGTAAACGGATACGGGTTTCACCTCTCAAAAACCAGTTGCCTCACATCTAGCTCTTTAGCGGGATGAAATGATGTACAGAAACTGTGACCGCTCCGCACGTCATTCTCTTTTCTAAACGATGACCATCCCGTTGTCAGGGTCATTCGCTACCCTTCCAGTCCTTTCTTCACCTCGCTGCCCCGGTAGCTGGTACGGTCCGTGAACAGTGTCCACCATCCGTAGCGGTGCAAGGACGGCGCCACTGCCCGGGGTGACTCTTCTACTGGGACGAGGCCCAATTGATGAGGTTCGTCTGCATACAGCGAACGCTGCACAATGCGTCGTTCGTTATCTCCGTCCACCACTTCCAGCTTGCAAAAAGCGGGGGACAGTTGCAACGCCGCGTACAGGTCCGTCGTGTTGTACACGGCTTGTCCGTTCGCACGGGTTATGACTTCTCCGGGGCGAATGCCCATATCTTCAGCTGGGCTCCCCGTTTTTACCGCCAGAACCCGTATCCCGTCTTCACACATTTTAAACACTGGTGTTCCGCTCACCTCTTGCCGACGAGACAACCGGGTGACCCCTTCCTGGCCGAGCAGTGCCCAAAGGGCACCGATCCAAAGCCAGATGTCCGCGTTAAACGTAATGGGCATCATGC includes the following:
- the uvrB gene encoding excinuclease ABC subunit UvrB — its product is MKGTFQLVSDYEPQGDQPQAIEKLVEGIKQGKKHQTLLGATGTGKTFTMANVIAKVNKPTLVIAHNKTLAAQLCSELKEFFPHNAVEYFVSYYDYYQPEAYVPQTDTYIEKDASINDEIDKLRHSATSALYERNDVIIVASVSCIYGLGSPEEYRDLLLSLRVGMEKDRNEVLHRLVDIQYTRNDVNFTRGTFRVRGDVLEIFPASRSEQAVRVEFFGDEIERIREIDVVTGEVIGEREHVAIFPASHFVTREDKMRVAIQRIEAELEERLAELKAENKLLEAQRLEQRTRYDIEMMQEVGFCSGIENYSRHLTGRAPGEAPYTLLDHFPDDYLMIVDESHVTLPQINGMYKGDRARKMTLIEHGFRLPSAADNRPLRFEEWEKHIHQIVYVSATPGPYELEKCPEVVEQIIRPTGLVDPKVVVRPIKGQIDDLIEEINKRRERDERVLVTTLTKKMAEDLTDYLNDVGIKVRYLHSDIKTIERMQILRDLRLGVHDVVVGINLLREGLDLPEVSLVAILDADKEGFLRGERALIQTIGRAARNADGMVIMYADTITESMQKAIDETERRRQIQLEYNKKHGITPRTIQKAVRDVIEATRVAEEKADYLDKDLTKLPKRDRKAVIERMEAEMKEAAKALQFERAAELRDLIIELKAEGA